In the Streptomyces sp. SJL17-4 genome, CTCGTCCTCGACGAGGTGCAGACCGGCATCGGCCGCTGCGGTCACTGGTTCGAGTACCAGGCGCACGAGGGCGTCGAGCCCGATGTCGTGACCCTCGCCAAGGGCCTCGGCGGCGGCCTCCCGATCGGTGCGACCGTCGCCTTCGGCCCGGCGGCGGAGCTCTTCGGGCCCGGTCATCACGGCACCACCTTCGGCGGCAACCCGGTCGCCTGCGCCGCCGGAATCGCGGTTCTCGACACCCTCGGCGCCGACGCCGCCCTCGACCATGTGAAGGCGGTGGGGGAGCGGCTGAGGCAGGGAATCGAGGCCCTCGGGCACCCGCTGGTCTCCCACGTCCGTGGTGCGGGCCTCCTGCTGGGTATCGTGCTCACGGAGTCCCTCGCACCTCAGGTGCAGCAGGCGGCTCAGGACGCCGGCCTCCTGGTGAACGCGCCCGCCCCCGATGTCGTACGGATCATGCCTCCGCTGGTCCTCACCGACGCCGAGGCGGACGCCTTCCTCCAGGTCCTGCCCGGAGTCCTCGACGTGGCGAACGGGCAAGGACGAACCGGAGAATGAGACGACGATGACCGACGCGCAGGAGAACGAGCACGGAGGGCCGTCGGTTCCGCAGACCCGCACCGCTCGCCATCGCAGGATCGTCGACATCCTCAACCGGCAGCCGGTGCGCTCGCAGAGCCAGCTCGCCAAGCTCCTCGCGGACGACGGGCTGAGCGTCACCCAGGCGACGCTCTCCCGGGACCTCGACGAGCTGGGCGCGGTGAAGATCCGCAACACCGGCGGCGAGCTGATCTACGCGGTGCCCAGCGAGGGCGGTTTCCGCACCCCGCAGGCCCCGCTCGGCGAGTCCGCGAAGGAGGAGCGCATGCGGCGCCTCTCCGGCGAACTGCTGATCTCCGCCGAGGCCTCCGCCAATCTGGTGGTCCTGCGGACCCCGCCGGGCGCCGCCCAGTTCCTCGCGTCGGCCATCGACCAGGCCGAACTCCACGCGATCCTCGGCACGATCGCGGGCGACGACACCCTGCTGCTCATCAGCCGCGACCCGGCGGGCGGCCAGGCGCTCGCGGACCACTTGCTGATGCTGGCGCAGAAGTAGGCCGGTCAGTAGCGCGTGATCGCCGTCGGACCGCTCCGCGTGCCGACGGCGATGTGCGGCCGGCGCGCGGGATCGGCCCAGGCGAGCACCGCGCGCATCGCGTCCGCCGGGACGGAGACACAACCGGCGGTCGCCCCGCGCCCGTTGACGTGCAGGAAGATCCCGGCCCCGCGCCCGCGTACCGGCCGGTCGTAGTTGAAGCCGATGACGAGCCCGTACGCGTACTGCTGGCGGTACGTGACCATGTGCTCGGCCCGGGTCGCCCGGCAGTCCCGGGGCAGCCCCTCGACCCAGCGGTTGT is a window encoding:
- a CDS encoding arginine repressor, producing MTDAQENEHGGPSVPQTRTARHRRIVDILNRQPVRSQSQLAKLLADDGLSVTQATLSRDLDELGAVKIRNTGGELIYAVPSEGGFRTPQAPLGESAKEERMRRLSGELLISAEASANLVVLRTPPGAAQFLASAIDQAELHAILGTIAGDDTLLLISRDPAGGQALADHLLMLAQK